A part of Aegilops tauschii subsp. strangulata cultivar AL8/78 chromosome 2, Aet v6.0, whole genome shotgun sequence genomic DNA contains:
- the LOC109756453 gene encoding obtusifoliol 14-alpha demethylase codes for MFFLKTRSFYIYRPHGTSSGSMCLQLQELKFLFSTNIITNHSSMDLTIGTMLLVLAIILITAIVIKIANARVTFDPVCTRPPPPVVNSIALLKLLPTLCTKGPEVTMTYLYNKFGSVFTVSILWKRISFLVGLEVSGPFFQGSESEVSQGNFNEFTVPMFGQENGFAVDCSTRMDEIRFYIDALKPSQLRSHVDPMLREVEDYFGKWGDVGVVDLKYEFNHILMLIASRCLLGKEVREKIFGEFYTLFTEIEEGVNLVSFMLPYIPIPVNRRRDRARIKLTEIVTEILRSRKICNRIEEDVLQKLMDSRYKDGRCTTEAAVAGMIIALIFAGKHTSAVVSTWTGACLLTHEKFLDAAFNEQKEIMRTYGDKIDYNVLLEMETLHSCIKEAGRMNPISFGLVRQAQKNIIVRTKEGVEYDIPKGDTLVNLVMLTHKLPHIYKDPKVYDPDRFRSGRDEDKVGGKFSYGTFGGGRHVCAGEAYAFMQIKIIWSHLLRNFELKLTSPFPKTDWSKYALEPKGKVMVSYKRYRVPGI; via the exons ATGTTTTTTCTAAAGACTCGGTCCTTCTATATATATAGGCCACACGGAACGAGTTCAGGAAGCATGTGCTTGCAGTTGCAGGAGTTGAAGTTCTTGTTCAG TACCAACATAATTACAAACCATAGCAGCATGGACTTGACAATTGGCACTATGTTGTTGGTCCTAGCTATTATTCTCATCACCGCAATAGTCATCAAGATTGCAAATGCAAGAGTCACCTTtgatccagtttgtacacgaccaCCTCCACCTGTGGTGAATAGCATTGCTCTTCTAAAACTCTTACCTACCCTGTGTACAAAGGGCCCCGAAGTTACAATGACCTATCTGTATAACAAGTTTGGCAGTGTTTTCACAGTTAGTATTCTTTGGAAAAGGATAAGCTTCTTGGTCGGGCTAGAGGTGTCTGGTCCCTTTTTTCAAGGTTCCGAGTCAGAGGTTTCCCAAGGTAATTTCAATGAGTTCACTGTGCCCATGTTTGGCCAAGAGAATGGATTTGCCGTAGATTGCTCCACTCGAATGGATGAGATTCGCTTCTACATTGATGCTCTAAAGCCATCACAGCTGAGGAGCCATGTTGACCCCATGCTTCGTGAAGTGGAG GACTACTTTGGAAAATGGGGAGATGTGGGGGTAGTCGATCTAAAATATGAGTTCAACCATATACTCATGTTGATCGCAAGTCGATGCTTGCTCGGAAAAGAGGTTCGAGAGAAGATATTTGGCGAGTTTTACACACTGTTTACTGAAATTGAAGAAGGAGTGAACTTGGTCAGTTTCATGCTCCCATATATCCCTATTCCAGTAAACAGGCGACGCGATCGAGCTCGCATTAAGCTTACGGAGATCGTTACAGAGATTTTGAGGTCACGAAAGATATGCAACCGCATCGAGGAGGATGTGCTCCAGAAGTTGATGGATTCCAGGTATAAAGACGGCCGCTGTACAACAGAAGCGGCTGTTGCGGGAATGATAATCGCGTTGATATTTGCTGGAAAACATACAAGCGCTGTCGTATCCACCTGGACTGGAGCTTGCCTATTGACCCATGAAAAGTTCTTAGATGCTGCTTTCAATGAGCAAAAGGAAATAATGAGGACATATGGGGACAAGATAGACTATAATGTCTTGCTAGAGATGGAGACACTACATAGTTGCATCAAAGAGGCTGGACGCATGAATCCAATATCGTTTGGGTTGGTTCGCCAAGCACAAAAGAACATCATAGTGAGGACAAAAGAGGGCGTTGAATACGACATTCCGAAAGGTGACACCTTAGTAAATCTTGTAATGCTAACCCACAAATTGCCACACATTTACAAGGACCCCAAGGTATATGACCCCGATCGGTTTCGTTCCGGAAGAGATGAGGACAAAGTTGGTGGTAAATTCTCTTATGGAACTTTCGGTGGTGGAAGGCATGTTTGCGCTGGGGAGGCCTATGCTTTTATGCAAATCAAAATTATATGGAGCCATTTGCTGAGAAATTTTGAACTCAAATTGACTTCTCCTTTTCCCAAGACAGATTGGAGCAAGTATGCATTAGAGCCTAAAGGGAAAGTGATGGTAAGTTATAAGCGATACCGTGTGCCTGGAATCTAG
- the LOC141041484 gene encoding obtusifoliol 14-alpha demethylase-like produces MFFLKTRSFYIYRPHGTSSGSMCLQLQELKFLFSTNIITNHSSMDLTIGTMLLVLAIILITAIVIKIANARVTFDPVCARPPPPVVNSIALLKLLPTLCTKGPEVTMTYLYNKFGSVFTVSILWKRISFLVGPEVSGPFFQGSESEVSQGNFNEFTVPMFGQENGFAVDCSTRMDEIRFYIDALKPSQLRSHVDPMLREVEDYFGKWGDVGVVDLKYEFNHILMLIASRCLLGKEVREKIFGEFYTLFTEIEEGVNLVSFMLPYIPIPVNRRRDRARIKLTEIVTEILRSRKICNRIEEDVLQKLMDSRYKDGRCTTEAAVAGMIIALIFAGKHTSAVVSTWTGACLLTHEKFLDAAFNEQKEIMRTYGDKIDYNVLLEMETLHSCIKEAGRMNPISFGLVRQAQKNIIVRTKEGVEYDIPKGDTLVNLVMLTHKLPHIYKDPKVYDPDRFRSGRDEDKVGGKFSYGTFGGGRHVCAGEAYAFMQIKIIWSHLLRNFELKLTSPFPKTDWSKYALEPKGKVMVSYKRYRVPGI; encoded by the exons ATGTTTTTTCTAAAGACTCGGTCCTTCTATATATATAGGCCACACGGAACGAGTTCAGGAAGCATGTGCTTGCAGTTGCAGGAGTTGAAGTTCTTGTTCAG TACCAACATAATTACAAACCATAGCAGCATGGACTTGACAATTGGCACTATGTTGTTGGTCCTAGCTATTATTCTCATCACCGCAATAGTCATCAAGATTGCAAATGCAAGAGTCACCTTTGATCCAGTTTGTGCACGACCACCTCCACCTGTGGTGAATAGCATTGCTCTTCTAAAACTCTTACCTACCCTGTGTACAAAGGGCCCCGAAGTTACAATGACCTATCTGTATAACAAGTTTGGCAGTGTTTTCACAGTTAGTATTCTTTGGAAAAGGATAAGCTTCTTGGTCGGGCCAGAGGTGTCTGGTCCCTTTTTTCAAGGTTCCGAGTCAGAGGTTTCCCAAGGTAATTTCAATGAGTTCACTGTGCCCATGTTTGGCCAAGAGAATGGATTTGCCGTAGATTGCTCCACTCGAATGGATGAGATTCGCTTCTACATTGATGCTCTAAAGCCATCACAGCTGAGGAGCCATGTTGACCCCATGCTTCGTGAAGTGGAG GACTACTTTGGAAAATGGGGAGATGTGGGGGTAGTCGATCTAAAATATGAGTTCAACCATATACTCATGTTGATCGCAAGTCGATGCTTGCTCGGAAAAGAGGTTCGAGAGAAGATATTTGGCGAGTTTTACACACTGTTTACTGAAATTGAAGAAGGAGTGAACTTGGTCAGTTTCATGCTCCCATATATCCCTATTCCAGTAAACAGGCGACGCGATCGAGCTCGCATTAAGCTTACGGAGATCGTTACAGAGATTTTGAGGTCACGAAAGATATGCAACCGCATCGAGGAGGATGTGCTCCAGAAGTTGATGGATTCCAGGTATAAAGACGGCCGCTGTACAACAGAAGCGGCTGTTGCGGGAATGATAATCGCGTTGATATTTGCTGGAAAACATACAAGCGCTGTCGTATCCACCTGGACTGGAGCTTGCCTATTGACCCATGAAAAGTTCTTAGATGCTGCTTTCAATGAGCAAAAGGAAATAATGAGGACATATGGGGACAAGATAGACTATAATGTCTTGCTAGAGATGGAGACACTACATAGTTGCATCAAAGAGGCTGGACGCATGAATCCAATATCGTTTGGGTTGGTTCGCCAAGCACAAAAGAACATCATAGTGAGGACAAAAGAGGGCGTTGAATACGACATTCCGAAAGGTGACACCTTAGTAAATCTTGTAATGCTAACCCACAAATTGCCACACATTTACAAGGACCCCAAGGTATATGACCCCGATCGGTTTCGTTCCGGAAGAGATGAGGACAAAGTTGGTGGTAAATTCTCTTATGGAACTTTCGGTGGTGGAAGGCATGTTTGCGCTGGGGAGGCCTATGCTTTTATGCAAATCAAAATTATATGGAGCCATTTGCTGAGAAATTTTGAACTCAAATTGACTTCTCCTTTTCCCAAGACAGATTGGAGCAAGTATGCATTAGAGCCTAAAGGGAAAGTGATGGTAAGTTATAAGCGATACCGTGTGCCTGGAATCTAG
- the LOC123496983 gene encoding obtusifoliol 14-alpha demethylase-like — protein MFFLKTRSFYIYRPHGTSSGSMCLQLQELKFLFSTNIITNHSSMDLTIGTMLLVLAIILITAIVIKIANARVTFDPVCTRPPPPVVNSIALLKLLPTLCTKGPEVTMTYLYNKFGSVFTVSILWKRISFLVGPEVSGPFFQGSESEVSQGNFNEFTVPMFGQENGFAVDCSTRMDEIRFYIDALKPSQLRSHVDPMLREVEDYFGKWGDVGVVDLKYEFNHILMLIASRCLLGKEVREKIFGEFYTLFTEIEEGVNLVSFMLPYIPIPVNRRRDRARIKLTEIVTEILRSRKICNRIEEDVLQKLMDSRYKDGRCTTEAAVAGMIIALIFAGKHTSAVVSTWTGACLLTHEKFLDAAFNEQKEIMRTYGDKIDYNVLLEMETLHSCIKEAGRMNPISFGLVRQAQKNIIVRTKEGVEYDIPKGDTLVNLVMLTHKLPHIYKDPKVYDPDRFRSGRDEDKVGGKFSYGTFGGGRHVCAGEAYAFMQIKIIWSHLLRNFELKLTSPFPKTDWSKYALEPKGKVMVSYKRYRVPGI, from the exons TACCAACATAATTACAAACCATAGCAGCATGGACTTGACAATTGGCACTATGTTGTTGGTCCTAGCTATTATTCTCATCACCGCAATAGTCATCAAGATTGCAAATGCAAGAGTCACCTTtgatccagtttgtacacgaccaCCTCCACCTGTGGTGAATAGCATTGCTCTTCTAAAACTCTTACCTACCCTGTGTACAAAGGGCCCCGAAGTTACAATGACCTATCTGTATAACAAGTTTGGCAGTGTTTTCACAGTTAGTATTCTTTGGAAAAGGATAAGCTTCTTGGTCGGGCCAGAGGTGTCTGGTCCCTTTTTTCAAGGTTCCGAGTCAGAGGTTTCCCAAGGTAATTTCAATGAGTTCACTGTGCCCATGTTTGGCCAAGAGAATGGATTTGCCGTAGATTGCTCCACTCGAATGGATGAGATTCGCTTCTACATTGATGCTCTAAAGCCATCACAGCTGAGGAGCCATGTTGACCCCATGCTTCGTGAAGTGGAG GACTACTTTGGAAAATGGGGAGATGTGGGGGTAGTCGATCTAAAATATGAGTTCAACCATATACTCATGTTGATCGCAAGTCGATGCTTGCTCGGAAAAGAGGTTCGAGAGAAGATATTTGGCGAGTTTTACACACTGTTTACTGAAATTGAAGAAGGAGTGAACTTGGTCAGTTTCATGCTCCCATATATCCCTATTCCAGTAAACAGGCGACGCGATCGAGCTCGCATTAAGCTTACGGAGATCGTTACAGAGATTTTGAGGTCACGAAAGATATGCAACCGCATCGAGGAGGATGTGCTCCAGAAGTTGATGGATTCCAGGTATAAAGACGGCCGCTGTACAACAGAAGCGGCTGTTGCGGGAATGATAATCGCGTTGATATTTGCTGGAAAACATACAAGCGCTGTCGTATCCACCTGGACTGGAGCTTGCCTATTGACCCATGAAAAGTTCTTAGATGCTGCTTTCAATGAGCAAAAGGAAATAATGAGGACATATGGGGACAAGATAGACTATAATGTCTTGCTAGAGATGGAGACACTACATAGTTGCATCAAAGAGGCTGGACGCATGAATCCAATATCGTTTGGGTTGGTTCGCCAAGCACAAAAGAACATCATAGTGAGGACAAAAGAGGGCGTTGAATACGACATTCCGAAAGGTGACACCTTAGTAAATCTTGTAATGCTAACCCACAAATTGCCACACATTTACAAGGACCCCAAGGTATATGACCCCGATCGGTTTCGTTCCGGAAGAGATGAGGACAAAGTTGGTGGTAAATTCTCTTATGGAACTTTCGGTGGTGGAAGGCATGTTTGCGCTGGGGAGGCCTATGCTTTTATGCAAATCAAAATTATATGGAGCCATTTGCTGAGAAATTTTGAACTCAAATTGACTTCTCCTTTTCCCAAGACAGATTGGAGCAAGTATGCATTAGAGCCTAAAGGGAAAGTGATGGTAAGTTATAAGCGATACCGTGTGCCTGGAATCTAG